In Prunus dulcis chromosome 1, ALMONDv2, whole genome shotgun sequence, the following are encoded in one genomic region:
- the LOC117614689 gene encoding pathogenesis-related protein PR-1: MKPQFLIFLFVLYIILTSNSIVSATSQTHFFQQKPNNETILRVSKQLCWGCIGESLEFLFQHNLVRAAKWEMPLMWDFQLEKYARWWAGIRKSDCKLEHSFPEGEFKLGENIYWGSGSTWTPSDAVKTWAAEEKYYTYVTNTCEAGQMCGHYTQIVWKSTRRLGCARAVCDDGDVFMTCNYDPVGNYIGERPY; encoded by the coding sequence atgaagccCCAATTCCTCATCTTCCTCTTTGTCCTCTACATTATTCTCACTTCCAACTCTATTGTTTCAGCCACTTCTCAAACACATTTTTTCCAACAAAAGCCCAACAACGAGACCATACTGAGGGTCTCAAAGCAACTATGCTGGGGTTGCATAGGAGAGTCCCTAGAATTTTTGTTCCAACACAATTTGGTCAGGGCAGCCAAGTGGGAGATGCCTTTGATGTGGGACTTTCAGCTTGAAAAATATGCTCGATGGTGGGCAGGCATAAGAAAATCGGACTGCAAGTTGGAGCATTCGTTCCCAGAAGGCGAGTTCAAGCTCGGAGAGAACATATATTGGGGCAGTGGCTCGACTTGGACGCCGAGTGACGCAGTGAAGACATGGGCAGCTGAAGAGAAGTACTATACTTATGTGACAAATACGTGTGAGGCTGGGCAAATGTGTGGGCATTATACTCAAATTGTGTGGAAGAGTACAAGAAGACTTGGGTGTGCTAGGGCCGTGTGTGATGATGGAGATGTGTTTATGACTTGTAATTATGATCCGGTTGGTAATTATATTGGTGAGAGGCCATATTAG